One genomic segment of Paraburkholderia caffeinilytica includes these proteins:
- a CDS encoding phosphomannomutase/phosphoglucomutase, with amino-acid sequence MISKSIFKAYDIRGVIGKTLDADAARSIGLAFGSEVRAQGGDAVVVARDGRLSGPELIQALSDGLRAAGVDVVNVGMVPTPVGYFAASVPLRLDGGERRVDSCIVVTGSHNPPDYNGFKMVLRGAAIYGEQILALHQRIVDENFSQGSGTYTEYDIADAYLDRIASDVKLARPIKIVVDTGNGVAGGLAPKLFRKLGCELVELFTEIDGNFPNHHPDPAHPENLQDVIRALKETDAEIGFAFDGDGDRLGVVTKDGQIIYPDRQLMLFAEEVLSRNKGAQIIYDVKCTRNLAKWVKDKGGEPLMWKTGHSLVKAKLRETGAPLAGEMSGHVFFKDRWYGFDDGLYTGARLLEILTRVADPSKLLNALPNSNSTPELQLKLEEGENFELIARLQQNAKFTGADDVVKIDGLRVEYPDGFGLARSSNTTPVVVMRFEADSDAALKRIQEDFRRVILAEKPDAKLPF; translated from the coding sequence ATGATCTCCAAATCTATTTTCAAGGCGTATGACATTCGCGGTGTGATCGGCAAGACGCTCGACGCCGACGCAGCGCGTTCGATCGGTCTCGCTTTTGGCAGCGAAGTGCGGGCGCAAGGCGGCGACGCCGTGGTGGTCGCGCGTGACGGACGCCTGTCGGGTCCGGAGCTGATCCAGGCGTTGTCGGACGGTCTGCGTGCGGCCGGTGTCGACGTGGTCAACGTCGGCATGGTGCCGACGCCGGTCGGCTACTTCGCGGCCAGCGTGCCGTTGCGGCTCGACGGCGGCGAGCGCCGCGTCGATTCGTGCATCGTCGTGACGGGCAGCCACAATCCGCCTGACTACAACGGCTTCAAGATGGTCCTGCGCGGCGCGGCTATTTACGGCGAGCAGATTCTCGCGCTGCATCAGCGCATCGTCGACGAAAACTTCTCCCAGGGCAGCGGCACGTACACCGAGTACGACATCGCCGACGCGTATCTGGATCGCATCGCGAGCGACGTCAAGCTCGCGCGTCCGATCAAGATCGTGGTCGACACCGGCAACGGTGTGGCGGGCGGCCTCGCGCCGAAGCTCTTCAGGAAGCTCGGTTGCGAACTGGTCGAACTGTTCACGGAGATCGACGGCAACTTCCCGAACCATCACCCTGACCCGGCTCACCCGGAAAACCTGCAGGACGTGATCCGCGCGTTGAAGGAAACCGACGCTGAAATCGGTTTCGCATTCGACGGCGACGGCGACCGTCTCGGCGTCGTCACCAAAGACGGCCAGATCATCTATCCGGACCGCCAACTGATGCTGTTCGCCGAAGAAGTGCTGTCGCGCAACAAGGGCGCGCAGATCATTTACGACGTGAAGTGCACGCGCAATCTGGCCAAGTGGGTGAAAGACAAGGGCGGCGAACCGCTCATGTGGAAGACCGGCCACTCGCTCGTGAAGGCGAAGCTGCGCGAAACCGGTGCGCCGCTGGCCGGCGAAATGAGCGGCCACGTGTTCTTCAAGGACCGCTGGTACGGTTTCGACGACGGCCTGTACACGGGCGCGCGGCTGCTCGAAATCCTCACGCGTGTGGCGGATCCGAGCAAGCTGCTGAACGCGCTGCCGAACTCGAATTCGACGCCGGAACTGCAATTGAAGCTCGAAGAAGGCGAAAACTTCGAACTGATCGCGCGTTTGCAGCAAAACGCGAAGTTCACCGGCGCGGACGACGTCGTGAAGATCGACGGCCTGCGCGTGGAGTATCCGGACGGTTTTGGTCTGGCACGTTCGTCGAACACCACGCCGGTGGTGGTGATGCGTTTCGAAGCCGATAGCGACGCAGCGCTCAAGCGCATCCAGGAAGACTTCCGCCGCGTGATCCTGGCGGAGAAGCCGGACGCGAAGCTGCCGTTCTAA
- a CDS encoding oligosaccharide flippase family protein, with product MLTLKRFANPDVTRAFTNIVWLGLERLTQIGVAIAISGMLARYFGPDTFGKWQYANTLLLVLSPITWVCGAEILVPTIVGRPSTQLGTVLGSAFALRFSVSVAALLLTWLGIALHFFDPLVGAMLAGLAVTMLFREPFVGVINAWLQSMTYSKPQLLTSMSTAVLKAGFVYLLVRAVATPARFGWLWAAEAALISAVLLIYYIRRHGGKLGWHLDRSLFKHFASAGTVFWIGLISMYLFLKLDRLMLERAISFADLGRYSAAQQLNENWITLALMLAQTIAPAFIYRVQDGAQLRRNVWRLTAMTAALMVSGAIVLDLLAGFIIRRVFGPDFEGAIEIFRWAVWLSVPAGIEAIGNLIVLKYQAKFVLLSKWLLALAVAFVVNLLAIPRLGAYGALVGLAAGYLAAASVNLYYIRFKLRP from the coding sequence ATGCTGACGCTCAAGCGCTTCGCCAATCCCGACGTCACGCGCGCCTTCACCAATATCGTCTGGCTAGGGCTGGAGCGGCTCACGCAGATCGGCGTGGCGATCGCGATCAGCGGCATGCTGGCGCGCTACTTCGGGCCGGACACCTTCGGTAAATGGCAGTACGCGAACACGCTGCTGCTGGTGCTGTCGCCGATCACCTGGGTGTGCGGGGCGGAAATTCTGGTGCCCACCATCGTCGGCCGGCCGTCCACCCAGCTGGGCACGGTGCTCGGCAGCGCCTTCGCGCTGCGCTTTTCGGTTTCCGTCGCGGCGTTGCTGCTCACGTGGCTCGGCATCGCGTTGCACTTCTTCGACCCGCTGGTGGGCGCCATGCTCGCCGGCCTCGCGGTGACCATGCTGTTCCGCGAACCGTTCGTCGGCGTGATCAATGCGTGGCTGCAAAGCATGACGTACAGCAAGCCGCAGTTGCTCACCAGCATGAGCACGGCTGTGTTGAAGGCCGGCTTCGTGTATCTGCTGGTGCGCGCCGTGGCGACACCCGCGCGCTTTGGCTGGCTATGGGCCGCCGAAGCGGCGCTCATCAGCGCGGTTCTGCTGATCTATTACATCCGCCGGCATGGCGGCAAGCTCGGCTGGCACCTCGACCGTTCGCTCTTCAAGCACTTCGCAAGCGCCGGCACGGTGTTCTGGATCGGCCTGATCAGTATGTATCTGTTCCTGAAACTGGACAGACTGATGCTCGAGCGGGCGATTTCCTTCGCCGACCTCGGGCGCTATTCCGCCGCGCAGCAGTTGAACGAAAACTGGATCACGCTCGCACTGATGCTCGCGCAGACGATTGCGCCCGCCTTCATTTACCGCGTGCAGGACGGCGCGCAATTGCGCCGTAACGTGTGGCGGCTCACCGCCATGACCGCCGCGCTGATGGTGAGCGGCGCGATCGTGCTGGATCTGCTGGCGGGCTTCATCATCCGCCGCGTGTTCGGGCCGGACTTCGAAGGCGCCATCGAAATTTTCCGCTGGGCCGTGTGGCTCTCCGTGCCGGCCGGCATCGAAGCGATCGGCAATCTGATCGTGCTGAAATATCAGGCCAAATTCGTGTTGCTGTCGAAGTGGCTGCTCGCGCTGGCCGTTGCGTTCGTCGTCAATCTGCTGGCGATTCCGCGGCTGGGCGCTTACGGTGCGCTGGTGGGTCTCGCGGCCGGCTATCTCGCCGCCGCGTCAGTTAATCTTTATTACATTCGTTTCAAATTGCGCCCATGA